In Lachnospiraceae bacterium, one DNA window encodes the following:
- a CDS encoding PilT/PilU family type 4a pilus ATPase → MEVMELLTQAVEQNAADIFLVPGMPFSYKIGGRIICQGEEKIMPDEMDQMITRIYEIAKNRSMERILAHGDDDFSFAIPGVSRFRANIFRQRGSLAAVIRVVRFELPDAGQLNLPDVIMGIAKLTRGMVLVTGPAGSGKSTTLACIIDEINKNRNAHVITLEDPIEYLHRHKKSVVTQREIATDTDSYVSGLRASLRQAPDVILLGEMRDHETISIAMTAAETGHLILSTLHTLGAANTIDRVIDAFPPSQQQQIRTQLSMVLDAVICQQLVPTLDGGERPVFEIMFLNNAIRNMIRESKTHQIDGIISTSQEEGMVSMDNSLLALYRQNVISKDTAIIYSSNAELMEKKMARI, encoded by the coding sequence ATGGAGGTAATGGAGCTTCTTACACAGGCTGTGGAACAGAATGCAGCGGATATCTTCCTGGTTCCCGGTATGCCTTTTTCTTACAAGATCGGCGGACGTATCATCTGCCAGGGCGAAGAAAAGATTATGCCGGATGAGATGGACCAGATGATAACAAGAATATATGAGATTGCAAAAAACAGGAGCATGGAGCGGATATTAGCCCATGGGGATGATGATTTTTCTTTTGCGATCCCTGGTGTTTCCAGGTTCAGGGCCAATATTTTCAGACAGAGAGGTTCTCTGGCAGCAGTCATCCGTGTAGTACGGTTTGAACTGCCGGATGCAGGCCAGTTAAATCTGCCGGATGTGATCATGGGAATAGCAAAGCTTACCAGAGGCATGGTGCTTGTAACTGGACCTGCAGGAAGCGGTAAAAGCACTACACTTGCATGTATCATTGATGAGATCAATAAAAACCGCAATGCCCATGTTATTACGTTGGAAGATCCTATTGAGTATCTTCACAGGCACAAAAAGAGTGTTGTTACCCAGAGAGAGATCGCAACGGATACGGACAGCTATGTTTCAGGCCTTCGGGCTTCCCTGCGCCAGGCACCGGATGTGATCCTGCTTGGGGAAATGCGTGATCATGAAACTATCAGTATTGCCATGACTGCAGCAGAAACAGGTCATCTGATCCTGTCAACATTGCATACACTGGGAGCAGCCAATACCATTGACCGTGTGATCGATGCATTTCCGCCAAGCCAGCAGCAGCAGATTCGCACCCAGCTTTCCATGGTATTGGATGCAGTGATCTGTCAGCAACTGGTGCCTACACTGGACGGTGGGGAACGCCCTGTTTTTGAAATCATGTTCTTAAATAATGCTATCCGGAATATGATACGTGAGTCAAAGACCCACCAGATCGACGGCATTATTTCTACATCCCAGGAAGAGGGGATGGTATCCATGGACAATAGCCTCCTTGCTCTTTACAGACAAAATGTGATCAGCAAGGATACAGCCATTATCTACAGCAGCAATGCAGAACTGATGGAGAAGAAGATGGCAAGAATATAA
- a CDS encoding L-lactate dehydrogenase, translating to MKTDKRKIVIVGTGMVGMSYAYCLLNQSVCDELVLIDVDKKRAEGEAMDLNHGLAFAGSSMKIYAGEYKDCQDADLVVIAAGVAQKQGETRLDLLKRNTQVFRSVIEPVTASGFNGIFLVATNPVDIMTRITCTLSGFNPRRVLGSGTALDTARLRYLLGEFLQVDPRNIHAYVMGEHGDSEFVPWSQAFLATKSILELDRELESSLTTHLFRIEEEVRTAAYKIIEAKKATYYGIGMALTRITKAILGDEHSVLTVSAVLRGEYDQRDVFTGVPCILNQNGVQRILPLSLTKEEKEKFDASCDILREGYEGIL from the coding sequence ATGAAAACAGATAAAAGAAAGATAGTTATTGTAGGCACGGGAATGGTAGGCATGAGCTATGCATACTGCCTGCTAAACCAGTCAGTGTGTGATGAACTGGTATTGATAGATGTGGATAAAAAACGGGCAGAAGGCGAAGCCATGGATTTAAATCATGGACTTGCATTTGCTGGTTCCAGCATGAAAATCTATGCCGGGGAATATAAGGACTGCCAGGACGCAGATCTGGTGGTCATTGCAGCAGGAGTGGCCCAGAAACAGGGGGAGACCCGCCTGGATCTTTTAAAGAGAAATACCCAGGTGTTCCGTTCTGTTATCGAACCGGTGACAGCTTCTGGCTTTAACGGCATATTTCTGGTAGCTACTAATCCAGTGGATATTATGACCCGCATTACATGCACATTGTCTGGTTTTAATCCCCGCCGGGTTTTGGGAAGCGGTACTGCCCTGGATACAGCAAGACTCCGATATCTTTTAGGAGAGTTTTTGCAGGTTGATCCCAGAAATATCCATGCCTATGTGATGGGAGAGCATGGAGACAGCGAATTTGTTCCTTGGAGCCAGGCATTTCTGGCAACTAAGTCCATTTTAGAACTTGACCGGGAACTGGAATCTTCCCTGACCACCCATTTATTCCGTATTGAAGAAGAGGTGCGCACGGCAGCTTACAAGATCATTGAGGCAAAGAAAGCAACTTACTATGGCATCGGTATGGCACTGACCCGCATTACCAAGGCTATTTTAGGGGATGAGCACAGTGTTCTTACGGTATCTGCCGTGCTCAGAGGCGAATATGACCAAAGGGATGTATTTACCGGTGTTCCTTGTATCCTGAATCAGAACGGGGTACAGAGGATATTGCCGTTGTCATTAACGAAAGAAGAAAAAGAAAAATTTGACGCATCCTGTGATATACTAAGAGAAGGCTACGAAGGTATCTTATAA
- a CDS encoding type II secretion system F family protein translates to MADLEKKDEKTRQWRSYSCSQLSAFCLQISLLLEAAVPLDEGFSIMAEDAEDENEKKMLLYMAEGAELGDPCFKVLEDTGVFPAYVVRMAKLGQETGTLDQMMKSLSDYYEKEDRLIKAVKNAVTYPAMMILMLLVVLFVLFVKVMPIFSKVYEQLGAEMSPVAQSAIRLGGIFSGVALVLVALIAVVVAGMSIAAKMGIHVNFIQNVIRQIKNRSKIAQAIAKRRFTAVLSLTLRSGLEFEKGLELAGGLAENDVISEQLKKCSEKLELGESYYDALKETGMFSGFYIQMIKVGTRSGHLDSVMEEISNDYEEIADTAIDNMIARFEPTIVAVLAVSVGLVLLSVMLPLAGVLSAI, encoded by the coding sequence ATGGCAGATTTAGAAAAAAAAGATGAGAAGACCAGACAGTGGCGCTCCTATTCCTGCAGCCAGCTGTCTGCGTTCTGCCTGCAGATTTCTCTGCTTCTGGAAGCGGCAGTACCTTTAGATGAGGGATTTTCCATTATGGCAGAGGATGCTGAAGATGAAAATGAAAAGAAAATGCTTCTTTATATGGCAGAGGGGGCAGAACTGGGAGATCCTTGTTTTAAGGTATTGGAAGATACAGGCGTATTTCCGGCCTATGTGGTCCGCATGGCAAAGCTGGGACAGGAAACAGGTACTCTGGATCAGATGATGAAATCTCTTTCTGACTATTATGAGAAAGAAGACCGTCTGATCAAGGCAGTGAAAAATGCTGTGACTTATCCGGCTATGATGATCCTTATGCTTCTTGTAGTCTTATTTGTCCTGTTTGTAAAGGTAATGCCTATTTTTTCAAAGGTCTATGAACAGCTGGGGGCAGAAATGTCACCTGTGGCACAGTCCGCTATCCGGTTGGGTGGGATTTTCAGCGGAGTGGCTCTTGTTTTAGTGGCACTGATCGCAGTGGTGGTTGCGGGAATGAGTATTGCAGCGAAAATGGGTATTCATGTGAACTTTATCCAGAATGTGATCCGCCAGATAAAGAATCGCAGCAAGATTGCCCAGGCCATTGCAAAAAGACGTTTCACAGCTGTTCTTTCCCTGACATTAAGAAGCGGACTGGAATTTGAAAAAGGCCTTGAACTGGCAGGCGGGCTGGCTGAAAATGATGTGATATCAGAGCAGCTGAAAAAATGCTCTGAAAAGCTGGAGCTGGGTGAAAGCTATTATGATGCATTAAAAGAAACGGGTATGTTCTCTGGCTTTTATATCCAGATGATAAAAGTAGGTACCAGAAGCGGCCATCTTGACAGTGTAATGGAAGAGATATCTAATGACTATGAAGAAATAGCGGACACAGCCATTGACAATATGATCGCAAGATTTGAACCCACGATCGTGGCAGTGCTGGCAGTATCTGTAGGTCTGGTGCTTCTTTCTGTTATGCTTCCTTTAGCTGGAGTACTTTCAGCTATCTGA
- a CDS encoding transglutaminase-like domain-containing protein gives MTGLAAQQNSRTTIEDTQVPLYSKPAGSHVLTPIASGVTVYKNDKATLDASNTASGYIMVKYTGSVGKIKVQVSKSGSETYTYDLNSSGTYEVFPLSEGNGSYQVKVFENIQGTQYSQAFSQSLDVNITDTFGPFLYPNQYVNFNPASAAVQKGAELSSGVTDQIGVVTAIYNYVINNLTYDTAKAQSVQSGYLPNVDVVLAQKKGICFDYAALMTAMLRSQDIPTKLVVGYTGSLYHAWINVFLEGQGWVDNVIYFDGHDWKLMDPTFASSGKQSKEIMQYIGNGGNYKAKYSY, from the coding sequence ATGACCGGTCTGGCAGCACAGCAGAATTCCCGGACTACCATTGAAGATACACAGGTGCCTTTGTATAGCAAACCGGCAGGAAGCCATGTGCTGACACCTATTGCTTCCGGTGTGACAGTATATAAAAATGATAAAGCCACTTTGGATGCATCGAATACAGCTTCCGGCTACATTATGGTGAAATATACCGGCAGTGTTGGCAAGATTAAGGTACAAGTATCAAAAAGTGGTTCAGAGACTTACACTTACGATTTAAACAGCAGTGGCACCTATGAGGTATTTCCTTTATCTGAAGGAAATGGCTCCTATCAGGTAAAAGTGTTTGAAAATATCCAGGGAACCCAGTATTCCCAGGCGTTCAGCCAGAGTCTGGATGTAAATATCACAGATACCTTTGGACCGTTTTTATATCCCAATCAGTATGTAAACTTTAATCCTGCCAGTGCGGCTGTGCAGAAGGGAGCAGAACTTTCATCTGGAGTTACAGACCAGATCGGAGTAGTTACCGCCATTTATAATTACGTTATTAACAATCTGACCTATGATACAGCAAAAGCACAGTCTGTACAATCCGGATACCTGCCTAATGTAGATGTGGTCCTTGCGCAGAAAAAGGGCATCTGCTTTGATTATGCGGCTTTGATGACAGCTATGCTGCGGTCTCAGGATATCCCGACCAAGCTGGTAGTAGGATATACAGGAAGCCTTTACCACGCATGGATCAATGTATTCCTGGAAGGTCAGGGATGGGTGGACAATGTGATCTATTTTGATGGTCATGACTGGAAACTGATGGATCCTACATTTGCTTCTTCTGGAAAGCAGAGCAAGGAGATCATGCAGTATATTGGAAATGGTGGCAATTATAAGGCAAAATACAGCTATTAA
- a CDS encoding ribonuclease III: protein MEESITLKAFLEFYKKTMEMGPVDAGTYSPLVLAYIGDAVYEVMIRAKVVNKGSIQVNKLHKKSAELVKAGTQAAMIHLLEEDLTAQEHAVYKRGRNAKSFTMAKHATMADYRTATGFEALVGWLFLEERFERLTQLVSTGLERIGALEMKTGSPEQKGES from the coding sequence GTGGAAGAGAGCATAACTTTAAAGGCCTTTCTGGAATTTTATAAAAAGACAATGGAAATGGGCCCTGTAGATGCAGGGACCTATTCTCCTTTGGTACTGGCATATATTGGAGATGCAGTTTATGAAGTAATGATCCGTGCCAAAGTAGTGAACAAAGGCAGTATCCAGGTGAACAAGCTTCACAAAAAAAGTGCAGAGCTGGTCAAAGCAGGTACACAGGCTGCCATGATCCATCTTTTAGAAGAAGATCTGACAGCACAGGAACATGCAGTATATAAAAGAGGACGTAATGCTAAATCCTTTACCATGGCAAAACATGCTACTATGGCAGATTACCGTACAGCAACTGGTTTTGAGGCACTGGTTGGCTGGCTGTTCCTTGAAGAACGATTTGAACGTCTTACACAGCTTGTGAGCACAGGGCTTGAAAGAATTGGTGCATTGGAAATGAAAACAGGATCACCAGAACAAAAAGGAGAGTCATAA
- a CDS encoding DUF4860 domain-containing protein has protein sequence MLLFLVFVLCALFSVLMGSRVYENIIKRSDANFSGTTAISYIANKIRQGDRENSVDIIEVDGTSVLQLKQQVGEEKYHTWIYWKDGSIRELFTDENSGLGLDDGLEILECAGLSMEKEKNTITLQTLGEGAAGLKLSLRSGGKDANEQK, from the coding sequence ATGCTTCTGTTTCTTGTATTCGTTTTATGCGCCCTTTTTTCTGTTCTTATGGGAAGCAGGGTGTATGAAAATATCATAAAACGAAGTGATGCCAATTTTTCAGGCACCACTGCAATAAGCTATATAGCGAACAAAATACGTCAGGGTGACAGAGAAAATAGTGTGGATATAATAGAAGTAGACGGTACTTCTGTTTTACAGCTAAAACAGCAGGTTGGGGAAGAAAAATACCACACATGGATCTACTGGAAAGACGGCAGCATCCGGGAACTGTTTACAGATGAGAACAGCGGTCTGGGTCTGGATGACGGCCTTGAGATACTGGAATGCGCCGGTCTTTCTATGGAAAAAGAGAAAAATACCATCACACTGCAGACATTAGGCGAAGGTGCAGCGGGCTTAAAACTTTCATTAAGAAGCGGAGGAAAGGATGCCAATGAGCAGAAATAG
- the rlmB gene encoding 23S rRNA (guanosine(2251)-2'-O)-methyltransferase RlmB, with product MRYEELTIEGRNAVLEAFRSGKTIDKLFVLDGCQDGPVRTIVREAKKYDTIINYVAKERLDQMSETGKHQGVIAYAAAYEYAEVEDMLKLAEEKGEPPFLFLLDGIEDPHNLGAIIRTANLAGAHGVIIPKRRAVGLTATVAKTSAGALNYTPVAKVTNLTATMEDLKKRGLWFVCADMGGDVMYKMNLAGPMGLVIGNEGEGVSKLVKEHCDMVASIPMKGDIDSLNASVAAGVLAYEIVRQRLAK from the coding sequence ATGAGATACGAAGAACTGACTATAGAAGGCCGCAATGCCGTATTAGAGGCATTTCGTTCCGGCAAGACCATTGACAAGCTGTTTGTATTAGACGGCTGCCAGGACGGCCCTGTAAGAACCATTGTCAGAGAAGCTAAAAAGTACGATACTATTATCAATTATGTTGCAAAAGAACGCTTGGACCAGATGTCTGAGACAGGAAAACACCAGGGTGTCATTGCCTATGCTGCTGCTTATGAATACGCAGAAGTAGAAGATATGTTAAAGCTGGCAGAAGAAAAGGGAGAACCGCCTTTTTTATTCCTGCTTGACGGGATTGAAGATCCCCACAATCTGGGTGCTATCATCCGTACTGCCAATCTGGCTGGCGCACATGGGGTTATTATTCCAAAGCGTCGTGCAGTAGGCCTGACAGCTACCGTTGCAAAGACATCGGCCGGCGCGTTAAATTATACTCCGGTTGCAAAAGTTACAAACCTGACCGCTACAATGGAAGATTTAAAAAAGAGAGGTCTCTGGTTTGTATGTGCTGATATGGGCGGCGATGTGATGTACAAAATGAACCTTGCCGGTCCTATGGGACTTGTGATCGGAAATGAGGGGGAAGGCGTCAGCAAACTTGTAAAGGAGCACTGCGATATGGTAGCATCCATTCCTATGAAGGGAGATATTGATTCCCTGAATGCTTCTGTTGCAGCAGGTGTGCTGGCTTATGAGATCGTGCGCCAGCGTCTGGCTAAATAA